GATTTATTTTTTCAGAACGATATATTTCCTCCCTACGGTTTCTTCGGCGGTAGCTATAGCCCTTCTCTGGAGATGGATATACAATCCGGATTACGGTATGCTTAATACTATGCTTGCTTCAATCGGAATAATCGGGCCGCCCTGGCTCAACCATCCTGTCTGGGCAAAGATCAGCCTTATAATCATGGGGTTATGGACATCAATAGGCGGGTATAGTATGTTGTTATATCTGGCGGCTTTACAGGGTATACCTCAGCATTTGTATGAAGCGGCAGACATCGACGGAGCAAATTTCTGGCAGAAATTCCGGCATATTACAGTACCCCTGATATCGCCTACAACGTTTTTTATCTTTATTATGGGCGTGATATCAGGTTTTCAAGGCGGTTTTCAAAATGCCTATCTTATGACAAGAGGCGGGCCTGCGCAGGCAACAACTACTATCGAATATTACATATATAACAATGCTTTTGTCTGGTTCCATATGGGTAAGGCTTCGGCGCTTGCCTGGTTTTTGTTTTTAATAATTTTTGTAGTTACGTTGTTTAATTGGAAATACGGCGGCAAAAAAGTAACATATACATACATTTAAAAAATTTAAGGAAAAGTGAAAAATAAAAAATGATATATCGCCTTCGGCGAGTTATTTTAATTGTTTCGCAAAAACAAAACACCATAATTTTGCATTTTGCATTTTGATTTTTACATTAAGGTTTAAAAATGACTCTAAGCCAGATAAAAAAATTAAGAGATTTTATTAACAACACGGTAACGTATGCGATCCTTTGTGTTTTTGGGATCACGATGTTATTTCCTTTTCTGTGGATGTTTTCAACATCGTTAAAAGAATCATCCCAGGTTTTTACAGCATCGCTTGACTTATGGCCAAAACCCTTTGTTTTCAGGAACTATTTAGATGCCTGGAAGGTAATTCCTTTTGGAAAATTTTATATAAACAGTATATTGGTTGCATTATGTGTAACAGTCGGACAGACCATAACAAGCTCAATGGCCGCTTATGCGTTCGCACGGCTGAAATTCCCCGGCAGGGACAAGCTTTTTTTAGGCTACCTTGCAACCATGATGGTGCCCTATATGGTAACTACCATACCTGTTTTTATTTTGATAAAAGAGCTAAACTGGCTCGATACTTACAAGGCGTTGATACTTCCTGCGATGTTTACTGCCTACGGCACTTTTATGCTAAGGCAATTCTTTATGACACTGCCGTCCGAGCTTGAAGATGCCGCAAAAATAGACGGGTGCAGTTTTTGGAGGATCTATTGGCAGATAATACTCCCTTTATCAAAACCTGCCCTTGCGACCCTTGCAACTTTTACTTTTCTTGCCAACTGGCAGAATTTCATATGGCCGTTGATAGTAACGTCGTCTGAAGATATGAAAACGCTTCCTGTCGGACTGTCGTATTTTCAGGACCTATACACCACGAACTGGACACTGCTTATGGCGGCTGCCATAATTGTGCTTATTCCCGCATTGCTGGTTTTTATTTTTAACCAGCGCTTTATAACAAAAGGTATAGCTTTGAGCGGGCTTAAAGGTTAATGTAAATAATCATATACAACTTTGGAGGCTTGAAAAAGTATGAAAAAAATAAGTGTTTTATTAATTACGGGCAGTATTTTATTCTCAGGGTTTATAGGATGCGGAAAAAAGAATGAGGCAGCTAAATCCGGCGAGGCGCAGCCTCCTGAGATCCGGGTAGCTTTCTGGGGAGCTGTGGAGGAAAAGGAAATTATAACTACTACTATCAATGCCTGGGAAAAAGAACATCCGAACATTAAGGTGGTTTTACAGCATATCCCTGCAGGTTCCTACAGCGACAAAATACTTACGGAAATAGCCGGCGGCAACCCTCCGGACATCATTTTTTCCGATGTGGATATATTTGTAACATTCATAAATAAAGACGCACTTCTTGACTTGACGCAGTTTTTGAATGCTGACAAAAGTTTTAACATATCGGATTTCTTCCCGGGGATAGTGGACAGGTTCACGGTAAACGGTAAAATATACTGTATACCAAGGGATGTTGCCCCATTCGGGGTGATCTTTTATAATAAAACCTTGTTTGACAAGCTGAAAGTCAAATACCCTTCCGATGATTGGAATATGAACGATTTCGTAAAGACTGCAGAAAAATTAACAGTTGATGAAAACGGTAAAACCCCCCTTGATAAAGGATTTAATCCGAAAAAAATACAAAGATACGGGTTTTGGGGATGGTCGATACATAATTTCATTTATTCTTTCGGCGGGAAATTCGTTGATGATGTAAAAAATCCTAAAAAATGCATTATAAATGAGAAACCGTCTGTAGACGGGATGCAGTTTTTTATGGACCTGTCTGATAAATACTATATCGCCCCTATGACAGGAGCTTTGACGAATATGGGTATGAGCATAAACCAGCTGTTCTCTATGGAAAAACTGGCCATGTTCCAGTCCGGTATCTGGGAAACTCCGAATTTAAGAAGATTGATCGGTAACAGGTTTGACTGGGATGTAGTGATGTCTCCGAAAGGGCCGGACGGTAAAAGAGGGTTCGGGACAGGCGGTTCAGGCTACGCCATCATGAAAGTCACCAAACATCCTCAAGAGGCATGGGAAGTGCTAAAGTGCCTGGCAGGAGATAAAGGCCAGGAGATGCTTGCAGATAACGGCCTTGCCCAGCCTGCAAATAAGAAAATATCCGAAGGCCCGTTCTGGGCCGGAAGTCCTAAACAACCTGCAAACAAGAAAATGTTAAACGAGGCGGTACAATATTCAGTATATAACCCTTTCCATCCTAAATGGAGGGAAGCCTGGGACAAGTTCGTTTATCCGCAGATAGACCTTATCTTCAATAAGCGTATAACCGTTAAAGAAGGGTTGGATAAAGCTGCCGAGAAAGTCAATTCTGCCTTTGCCGGCAACGAGTAGGTATATCTAAAATAATTAATGCTTTAAAGAAGATATTTAACGGTCTTGCTGCTTTCTGTTCTTCGTAATTATAAAACCTATGCAAGAAAAAAATAAATACCGCAAAATATTAATAGTTTTTTTAAGCTTATTCATTATGCTTGCCTATCCTTGTAGCTCATGGACAAAGGTCTCAAAAGGAGCGAGGATAGGGGAGAAAATATCCTTTAAAACTAAGGACGGCGTAGAAATACAGGGGCTTTTTGTAAAACCTGCCAGATCAAATATCAAAACTTTTGTTTTATTACACGGCCTGGCAAGCAGCCAGGATGAGTGGCAGCTGTTTGTCCATCAATTGTTAAAAAAAGGATACGGTTTTTTGTCTTATGATGCAAGAGGCCACGGTAAAAGCCTGGTGATAAAAGGCGGCCAGAAATTTACTTACGAAGATTTTGGCCCGCCTGGAGATAACTCGAACTGGGATAAGATGGTTTCAGACCTCAAAGAAGCCGTAGAATTCCTGAAAAACAGCAAGGGTATACCGTATCAAAAAATAGGAATTATAGGCGCAAGCCTTGGCGCAAACGTTAGTTTGATCTATGCCGCTTCAAACGATAAGATTAGTCCTGTTATTCTTCTTTCCCCCGGGCTCAACTATGCAGGCATGGAAATAAGCCAGACCATTCTCTCCTTTACGTCGAAAGAAAACAAATACAGACCTATCGCCATCGTAGCATCTCCGAATGATACCTATGCATTTCAAAGCGGGTGTTTTTTATATAAACAAATCGAATCCAATAAAAAAGCAGTCTTAATACAGGGACAGAACTCAAACCACGGTGTCCAGATGCTTGATAAAGCTATGATACGTAAGCTGTTTTTGTGGATCAGCCAGCATTAATTTGATCTCAAATGAAATATCCAGTAAACCCTCTGAAAGAAAAAAAACTTGACGAACGAATGTTCAAATTTAATATCCTTGAGAAAGACATTCAGGAAAAATTTGTTCAATCTGGAGGCAAGGGCGGGCAAAACGTAAATAAATTGTCCACTTGTGTATACCTGAAGCATCTTCCTACGGGTATAGAAGTGAAATGTCAGAAAGAACGCTCTCAAAGTTTAAACAGGTTTTTTGCAAGAAGGATTTTGGTAGAGAAAATCGAATCTTTATTCCTTGGCAATTTAAGCAAAGAACAGCAGAAAATAGAAAAGATCAGAAGACAAAAACGTAAAAGGTCAAAACGTGCAAAAGAAAAGATGCTGGAGCTTAAAAGAATCAAAGCTGAAAAGAAATCTTTAAGAAAGCCGGTATCAGATTATAATGATCAATAGGGCCTACTATGCCTCTAATTTCTAAGCGAAAGAATTCCAAACAAACTTATACAGGACACAGAAAAAGGATCAAAGATAAATTTAAAGCAGGCGGCATAGAGTCCTGGCTTGATTATGAGATACTTGAGTTTGCCCTTTCCTACGCTATCGCAAGAAAGGACACAAAAACTCTGGCAAAAGAGCTTGTCCATAAATTTAATTCTTTTAACGGCGTACTTGATGCTGATTATAAAGATCTAAAGTCCATAAACGGGATATCCGAACACACCGCTCTTTTTATAAAGCTTTTAAAAGAAATAACAAAGTATTATTCTAAAAATACAATAGCTAAAAAAAACCTGCTTGCTTCTCCTGAAGGTGTAGTTAATTTTTTAACAACTGTCCTGAAAGGTTCATTTGACGAAGAATTTCATGCGGTTTTTTTAAACAGGAGCAACAACCTGATAAAACAGGAACTCCTGCAAAAAGGGACTATTGATAAATCTATTGTTTATCCAAGGAAAATCGTTGAACGTGCCCTGTATCACCATGCAGTTAACGTAATTATCGCTCACAATCATCCCGGAGAGACTCTAAAGCCTTCTAAGAATGATATAGAGGTGACGGATGCTATTAAAACTGCTCTCAAAACAGTTGATGTAGATTTATTAGATCATATTATAATAA
This genomic stretch from Candidatus Liberimonas magnetica harbors:
- a CDS encoding alpha/beta fold hydrolase, whose translation is MQEKNKYRKILIVFLSLFIMLAYPCSSWTKVSKGARIGEKISFKTKDGVEIQGLFVKPARSNIKTFVLLHGLASSQDEWQLFVHQLLKKGYGFLSYDARGHGKSLVIKGGQKFTYEDFGPPGDNSNWDKMVSDLKEAVEFLKNSKGIPYQKIGIIGASLGANVSLIYAASNDKISPVILLSPGLNYAGMEISQTILSFTSKENKYRPIAIVASPNDTYAFQSGCFLYKQIESNKKAVLIQGQNSNHGVQMLDKAMIRKLFLWISQH
- a CDS encoding carbohydrate ABC transporter permease, encoding MTLSQIKKLRDFINNTVTYAILCVFGITMLFPFLWMFSTSLKESSQVFTASLDLWPKPFVFRNYLDAWKVIPFGKFYINSILVALCVTVGQTITSSMAAYAFARLKFPGRDKLFLGYLATMMVPYMVTTIPVFILIKELNWLDTYKALILPAMFTAYGTFMLRQFFMTLPSELEDAAKIDGCSFWRIYWQIILPLSKPALATLATFTFLANWQNFIWPLIVTSSEDMKTLPVGLSYFQDLYTTNWTLLMAAAIIVLIPALLVFIFNQRFITKGIALSGLKG
- the radC gene encoding DNA repair protein RadC, whose translation is MPLISKRKNSKQTYTGHRKRIKDKFKAGGIESWLDYEILEFALSYAIARKDTKTLAKELVHKFNSFNGVLDADYKDLKSINGISEHTALFIKLLKEITKYYSKNTIAKKNLLASPEGVVNFLTTVLKGSFDEEFHAVFLNRSNNLIKQELLQKGTIDKSIVYPRKIVERALYHHAVNVIIAHNHPGETLKPSKNDIEVTDAIKTALKTVDVDLLDHIIITGSGYFSFKEQNLL
- a CDS encoding sugar ABC transporter permease: MEKIIKNLEDFFNKETVVGYCFILPNFIGFLIFTSLPIVASMILSFTEWDIFSAPKFIGLENYFHLFWFHVRHGMTFSSWFDYIAVWRYIEANDPDFWYFLYNTVFMMIGIPLGMIGSLFLAIIMNRALRGIYFFRTIYFLPTVSSAVAIALLWRWIYNPDYGMLNTMLASIGIIGPPWLNHPVWAKISLIIMGLWTSIGGYSMLLYLAALQGIPQHLYEAADIDGANFWQKFRHITVPLISPTTFFIFIMGVISGFQGGFQNAYLMTRGGPAQATTTIEYYIYNNAFVWFHMGKASALAWFLFLIIFVVTLFNWKYGGKKVTYTYI
- a CDS encoding peptide chain release factor-like protein, producing MKYPVNPLKEKKLDERMFKFNILEKDIQEKFVQSGGKGGQNVNKLSTCVYLKHLPTGIEVKCQKERSQSLNRFFARRILVEKIESLFLGNLSKEQQKIEKIRRQKRKRSKRAKEKMLELKRIKAEKKSLRKPVSDYNDQ
- a CDS encoding sugar ABC transporter substrate-binding protein: MKKISVLLITGSILFSGFIGCGKKNEAAKSGEAQPPEIRVAFWGAVEEKEIITTTINAWEKEHPNIKVVLQHIPAGSYSDKILTEIAGGNPPDIIFSDVDIFVTFINKDALLDLTQFLNADKSFNISDFFPGIVDRFTVNGKIYCIPRDVAPFGVIFYNKTLFDKLKVKYPSDDWNMNDFVKTAEKLTVDENGKTPLDKGFNPKKIQRYGFWGWSIHNFIYSFGGKFVDDVKNPKKCIINEKPSVDGMQFFMDLSDKYYIAPMTGALTNMGMSINQLFSMEKLAMFQSGIWETPNLRRLIGNRFDWDVVMSPKGPDGKRGFGTGGSGYAIMKVTKHPQEAWEVLKCLAGDKGQEMLADNGLAQPANKKISEGPFWAGSPKQPANKKMLNEAVQYSVYNPFHPKWREAWDKFVYPQIDLIFNKRITVKEGLDKAAEKVNSAFAGNE